In Thiospirochaeta perfilievii, a single window of DNA contains:
- a CDS encoding NifS family cysteine desulfurase has translation MERIYLDNNATTMIDPEVFKVMEPFLKDKFGNPNSLHSFGTEVHKDMIKALDQLYAGINASDESDIIINSCATEGNNTVLKGIYFDFIQNSDKKHIITSQIEHPAVSHTINFLESLGTKVTRLPVSPEGLITPDSLKEAIIKDETALVSIMWANNETGLINPVKELAKIAHENGALFHTDAVQAIGKVKVDVQDTEVDFLTFSAHKFHGPKGVGGLYIRENLELTPLFHGGEQMAGKRAGTVNVPGMVAMGYAMELATSTEALEYENKFVRSLRDRLEDVINSLDDTIVIGDRNYRTPNTILASFKGIEGESFLWDLNQNGIAASTGSACSSEDLEADPTFVAMSIDADLAHTGVRFSLSRFNTEDEIDRVIEVVKKSVKRLREISSTYVKGE, from the coding sequence ATGGAGAGAATTTATCTCGATAATAATGCTACAACAATGATAGATCCAGAAGTTTTCAAGGTTATGGAGCCATTTTTAAAGGATAAATTTGGAAACCCTAACTCCCTCCACTCTTTTGGAACAGAGGTTCACAAAGATATGATAAAGGCTCTAGATCAGTTATATGCCGGTATTAATGCATCTGATGAGTCCGATATAATAATAAATTCCTGCGCTACAGAGGGTAATAATACTGTTTTAAAGGGTATTTATTTTGACTTTATCCAAAATAGCGATAAAAAACATATAATTACATCCCAAATAGAACACCCTGCAGTGTCCCATACAATAAACTTTTTAGAATCTTTAGGGACAAAGGTAACTAGACTTCCAGTATCCCCTGAAGGTTTAATTACACCAGACTCTTTAAAAGAAGCTATAATTAAGGATGAGACAGCTTTAGTCTCTATAATGTGGGCAAATAATGAAACAGGCCTTATTAACCCTGTTAAAGAGTTGGCTAAAATCGCCCATGAGAATGGTGCTCTTTTCCATACCGACGCTGTGCAAGCTATTGGGAAGGTAAAGGTAGATGTTCAAGATACAGAAGTCGACTTTTTAACTTTTAGTGCCCATAAATTCCATGGACCTAAGGGTGTTGGAGGCTTATATATAAGAGAAAACCTAGAGCTTACACCTCTATTCCATGGTGGGGAGCAAATGGCAGGTAAACGTGCTGGAACTGTTAATGTTCCAGGAATGGTTGCAATGGGATATGCTATGGAGTTAGCTACTTCAACAGAAGCACTAGAGTATGAAAACAAATTTGTTAGAAGTTTAAGAGATAGATTAGAAGATGTTATAAATTCCCTAGACGATACAATTGTTATAGGTGATAGAAATTATAGAACTCCAAATACAATCCTTGCTAGTTTTAAAGGTATTGAAGGAGAGTCCTTTTTGTGGGATCTAAACCAAAATGGAATTGCCGCTTCTACTGGCAGTGCCTGCTCCAGTGAGGATTTAGAAGCTGACCCTACATTTGTTGCAATGAGTATAGATGCAGATTTAGCCCATACCGGAGTAAGATTTAGTCTATCTAGATTTAATACAGAGGACGAGATCGACCGAGTTATCGAGGTTGTTAAAAAAAGTGTTAAGAGATTAAGGGAGATTTCATCTACCTACGTAAAAGGAGAATAA
- the aspS gene encoding aspartate--tRNA ligase — MQRTVTCGELRKEYDGKEIILNGWVHKNRNHGGVHFINLRDKYGITQVVIDEDATQDLIDIASDLKFEYCVAIRGTVRKRPESMVNPDMKTGEIEVSAKEISILNKCETLPFMIEDESKANETLRLKYRYLDLRSTGMQNRIKLRSDVAYATREFLNGQGFMEIETPTLIKATPEGARDFLVPSRVHPGKFFALPQSPQLYKQILMVSNFDKYFQVARCYRDEDARGDRQLEFTQIDIEQSFVSADDIFKMTEGLMSHIFKKTMDITLPETFQRLSYMDAMNTYGSDKPELRFDMKLQDFSQFVPGSDFGVFKSVLESDGAVRAIVVEGVAPDYSRKKITELEEIAKQYGAKGLAWMKVKTDSFDGGVSKFYNNQYKEITEGLGAKENDLILLMGADWKTSVTSLGAVRKKLGDDLNLFDPKSFHFCWIVDFPLFEKNEAGEWEACHHLFSMPQDQYLDSMEENPGEVKGDLYDLVLNGYELASGSIRVHDPEIQKRIFSIVGIKEEEAMEKFGFLLESFKFGAPPHGGIAPGLDRLVMIMAGEDSIREVIPFPKNAMAMSPMDNSPAEVEPEQIEELSLKIILPKED, encoded by the coding sequence ATGCAGAGAACCGTAACATGCGGTGAACTTAGAAAAGAGTATGATGGAAAAGAGATTATATTAAACGGATGGGTTCATAAAAATAGAAACCATGGTGGAGTACACTTTATAAATCTTAGGGATAAATATGGTATTACTCAGGTTGTTATTGATGAGGATGCAACTCAAGACCTTATAGATATTGCGTCGGATCTTAAGTTTGAATACTGTGTTGCCATAAGAGGAACTGTTAGAAAAAGACCAGAATCTATGGTTAATCCAGATATGAAAACTGGAGAAATTGAAGTTTCTGCAAAAGAGATTAGCATTTTAAACAAGTGTGAAACCCTACCTTTTATGATAGAAGATGAATCTAAAGCAAATGAAACACTACGTTTAAAATATAGATACCTGGATTTAAGATCTACAGGAATGCAAAACAGAATAAAATTAAGAAGTGATGTAGCCTATGCAACTAGAGAGTTTTTAAATGGCCAAGGGTTTATGGAAATTGAGACCCCAACACTTATTAAAGCAACTCCCGAGGGAGCTAGAGACTTTTTAGTACCTTCCAGGGTTCACCCAGGAAAGTTTTTTGCCCTACCACAATCACCACAACTATATAAGCAGATATTAATGGTATCGAACTTTGATAAATACTTCCAAGTAGCAAGATGTTATAGGGATGAGGATGCAAGGGGGGATAGACAACTTGAATTTACTCAGATTGATATTGAGCAAAGTTTTGTATCTGCTGATGATATATTTAAGATGACTGAGGGATTAATGTCCCATATATTCAAAAAAACTATGGATATTACACTCCCTGAAACATTCCAAAGATTAAGTTATATGGATGCAATGAATACCTACGGTAGTGATAAACCTGAACTACGTTTTGATATGAAGCTCCAAGACTTCTCACAATTTGTTCCTGGATCTGATTTTGGAGTATTTAAATCTGTATTAGAGAGTGACGGAGCAGTAAGAGCTATTGTTGTTGAGGGTGTTGCACCTGATTATTCTAGAAAAAAAATTACAGAGTTAGAAGAGATTGCAAAGCAGTACGGAGCTAAAGGTCTTGCCTGGATGAAGGTTAAGACAGACTCTTTTGATGGAGGTGTTTCTAAATTTTACAACAATCAATATAAGGAGATCACTGAAGGTTTAGGAGCCAAGGAAAATGACCTTATCCTGCTTATGGGAGCTGACTGGAAAACTTCAGTAACTTCATTAGGTGCGGTTAGAAAGAAGTTAGGAGATGACTTAAACCTTTTTGATCCTAAATCATTCCACTTCTGTTGGATTGTAGACTTTCCACTTTTTGAAAAGAATGAGGCTGGGGAATGGGAAGCTTGTCACCACCTATTTAGTATGCCTCAGGACCAATATTTAGATTCAATGGAAGAGAATCCAGGGGAAGTAAAAGGAGACCTTTACGACCTTGTATTAAATGGTTACGAGTTAGCTTCGGGTTCTATTAGGGTTCATGATCCTGAAATACAAAAGAGAATTTTCTCTATTGTTGGTATAAAAGAGGAAGAGGCTATGGAAAAATTTGGCTTCCTATTAGAGTCATTTAAATTTGGTGCTCCTCCCCATGGTGGTATTGCCCCTGGTTTAGACCGTCTAGTAATGATTATGGCTGGAGAGGACTCTATTAGAGAGGTGATTCCATTTCCTAAAAATGCCATGGCAATGTCTCCTATGGACAACTCCCCTGCGGAAGTTGAACCAGAACAGATAGAAGAGTTATCACTTAAAATAATTCTTCCAAAGGAAGATTAA
- a CDS encoding IS1182 family transposase, which yields MYITDFSNHKQSYLDLNISIPLKVTDHEAALMLMLQGLDYSKFEKPKKKSGRPPAVDSYTMMLILLYARTQGKYSSRDTEKLCKRDLFLLKVLDGKKAPDHSTIDRFIQQHSDAIDNLFYQQINRLGSLGELTKNIVFQDGTKIESKANRYTFIWKKSIKKNLPKLINHIEEIIHESVNLYPIELENSSPEDALKSIIEYLMGTTDNLKPNKTGRGHRITAEQRIFRDTNIYLKKLEDYKSQLDAMPERNSMSKTDPDATFMRMKEDHMRNGQLKPAYNLQVLVDGGYIVGNYASSDRTDYATMIPAIDHMHERIDWKYKKYCADSGYDCQHNHEALEKRDIESYIKPMKYEHSKKRKVKSDIGLKDNMTYDKDNDCFICSRGKKLVLKHLKVKKDKYGNEQVTHVYRCKRGCKSCLVKSACMKKSKAKYKQVQINHTLAEFQRKSTERISSPLGKEIRVNRSIQAEGAFAQIKNNWSFKRFLRKGIKGIHTDWNLMCMSMNIIHLGYRLARNELGIPFYHTLENSA from the coding sequence ATGTATATTACAGACTTTTCCAATCATAAACAATCATATTTAGACTTAAATATTTCTATTCCATTAAAAGTAACAGATCATGAAGCGGCACTAATGCTTATGTTACAGGGTCTAGATTATAGTAAATTTGAAAAACCTAAGAAAAAGTCTGGACGACCTCCTGCTGTGGATAGTTATACAATGATGCTGATACTTCTATATGCTCGAACACAGGGAAAGTATAGCTCTCGTGATACCGAGAAGTTATGCAAGAGAGATCTCTTTCTATTAAAAGTTCTTGATGGTAAAAAAGCTCCTGACCATTCAACCATAGATAGATTCATACAACAGCACTCAGATGCAATAGACAACCTTTTTTATCAGCAAATTAATCGTCTCGGATCTTTGGGAGAATTAACAAAAAATATAGTTTTCCAAGATGGAACCAAAATTGAGTCCAAAGCTAACAGATATACATTTATTTGGAAAAAATCTATTAAAAAGAACCTTCCTAAACTAATAAATCATATAGAAGAAATAATACATGAATCTGTAAACTTATATCCAATAGAATTAGAGAATAGTTCTCCCGAAGATGCTCTAAAAAGTATAATAGAGTATTTAATGGGAACTACTGATAACCTGAAGCCAAATAAAACAGGACGTGGTCATCGGATTACAGCGGAACAGAGAATATTTAGAGATACTAACATATATTTAAAGAAATTAGAGGATTATAAGAGTCAACTAGATGCTATGCCCGAGCGAAATAGTATGAGTAAAACTGATCCCGATGCTACTTTTATGAGGATGAAAGAGGACCATATGCGGAATGGACAATTGAAACCTGCATATAATCTTCAGGTTCTAGTTGATGGAGGTTATATTGTTGGAAACTACGCTAGTTCAGACAGAACTGATTATGCAACAATGATTCCAGCTATCGACCACATGCATGAAAGAATAGATTGGAAGTATAAAAAATATTGTGCTGATAGTGGGTATGATTGTCAGCACAACCATGAGGCATTGGAAAAAAGGGACATTGAGTCATATATAAAGCCAATGAAATATGAACACTCAAAAAAGAGGAAAGTAAAATCAGACATTGGGCTAAAGGATAATATGACCTATGATAAGGACAATGATTGTTTCATCTGTTCTAGAGGTAAAAAGTTAGTTCTAAAACATCTGAAAGTTAAGAAGGATAAGTATGGTAATGAGCAAGTTACGCATGTATACAGATGTAAACGAGGGTGTAAAAGTTGCCTTGTAAAATCTGCCTGTATGAAAAAAAGTAAAGCAAAATATAAACAGGTACAGATAAATCATACTCTTGCAGAGTTTCAGAGAAAATCTACTGAAAGGATTTCTAGTCCCTTAGGTAAAGAGATAAGGGTTAACAGAAGTATTCAAGCTGAAGGAGCTTTTGCACAGATAAAAAATAACTGGTCATTTAAAAGGTTCTTAAGAAAAGGGATTAAAGGTATACATACAGATTGGAATCTGATGTGTATGTCTATGAATATTATTCACTTGGGTTATAGACTAGCAAGAAATGAACTTGGTATCCCATTTTACCATACCCTTGAAAATTCCGCTTAG
- the ribH gene encoding 6,7-dimethyl-8-ribityllumazine synthase, with protein sequence MREIRGDLSAKELKIGVVVARFNSFITERLLEGAVDCITRHGGSKDNIDVVRVPGAFEIPLITQKMAKTKKYDGIICLGAVIRGDTSHYDYVCNEAVKGISHVSLNSDIPVMFGILTTDSIEQAIERAGTKGGNKGFDSALGVIEMINLIKNL encoded by the coding sequence GTGAGAGAGATAAGAGGCGATTTAAGTGCAAAAGAGTTAAAAATAGGAGTTGTTGTAGCAAGGTTTAACAGTTTTATTACCGAGAGGTTATTAGAGGGGGCAGTAGACTGTATTACTCGCCATGGAGGAAGTAAAGATAATATTGATGTTGTTAGAGTCCCCGGAGCCTTTGAAATTCCATTAATTACACAAAAAATGGCCAAAACTAAAAAGTATGATGGGATTATATGTTTAGGAGCGGTTATTAGAGGGGATACCTCCCATTATGACTATGTTTGTAATGAGGCTGTAAAAGGGATATCCCATGTTAGCCTAAATAGTGATATCCCTGTTATGTTTGGAATATTAACTACAGATAGTATTGAACAAGCTATAGAGAGGGCAGGGACAAAGGGTGGGAATAAGGGATTTGATTCTGCCCTAGGTGTTATTGAGATGATAAACTTAATAAAAAATCTTTAA
- the ribB gene encoding 3,4-dihydroxy-2-butanone-4-phosphate synthase has product MDRFKEVIEILEDFKKGNMIIVTDNEDRENEGDLVMAGELITPDDITFMATKARGLICAPISLEYSKRLGLKRMSNQEDKQGTAFTVSCDVKEGTTTGISSSDRAKTIKALSNPESKKEDFHHPGHIFPLIAKKQGVLEREGHTEAAIDLCLLSGLKPCGVICEIINDDGTMARGNDLDEFELKYNLKRLTIKELKEYKRFLYEKKPILIPTKYGSFYLESLDNKKNESMPHLLIYQDKMENPLNLRIHSECLTGDLLGSKRCDCGDQLDLSLKYIGERGGAIIYLRQEGRGIGLINKLRAYNLQDKGLDTLDANLVLGFKEDEREYSMVSSLLKERGILEVNLLTNNPLKVTGLEDTGINVVSRIPIEGETCISNKRYLETKKDRMGHLLSNRG; this is encoded by the coding sequence GTGGATAGGTTTAAAGAAGTTATAGAAATCTTAGAAGATTTTAAAAAAGGTAATATGATTATTGTTACAGACAACGAAGACAGGGAGAATGAGGGTGACCTGGTTATGGCTGGGGAGTTAATCACTCCGGATGATATAACCTTTATGGCTACTAAGGCTAGAGGGTTAATATGTGCTCCTATAAGTTTGGAATACTCTAAACGCCTTGGTCTTAAAAGAATGAGTAATCAAGAGGATAAACAGGGTACTGCATTTACTGTCTCTTGCGATGTTAAAGAGGGAACAACAACTGGAATCTCCTCAAGTGATAGGGCAAAAACCATTAAAGCTTTAAGTAACCCTGAATCAAAAAAAGAAGATTTTCATCATCCTGGGCATATATTCCCATTAATAGCCAAAAAGCAGGGAGTTTTAGAGCGGGAAGGGCATACAGAGGCAGCAATTGATCTTTGTCTTCTCTCTGGATTAAAACCCTGTGGCGTAATATGTGAAATTATAAATGATGACGGAACTATGGCAAGGGGAAATGATCTTGATGAGTTTGAGCTAAAATATAATTTAAAGAGATTAACAATTAAAGAATTAAAAGAGTATAAGAGGTTTCTCTATGAAAAAAAGCCTATTCTTATCCCTACTAAGTATGGCTCCTTCTATTTAGAGAGTTTAGATAATAAAAAAAATGAATCTATGCCCCACCTATTAATCTATCAAGATAAGATGGAAAACCCACTAAACCTTAGAATCCACTCCGAGTGTTTAACAGGGGATCTTTTAGGTTCTAAAAGGTGTGATTGTGGAGATCAGTTAGATCTCTCTTTAAAGTATATTGGAGAGAGAGGGGGAGCTATTATTTACCTACGACAAGAGGGGCGAGGGATTGGTCTTATAAATAAATTAAGGGCCTATAACCTACAGGATAAAGGGTTAGATACCTTAGATGCCAACTTAGTACTTGGTTTTAAGGAGGATGAGAGGGAGTACTCTATGGTCTCATCACTTTTAAAAGAGAGAGGTATTTTAGAGGTTAATCTACTGACAAATAACCCTCTAAAGGTAACAGGTTTAGAAGATACAGGAATCAATGTTGTTAGTAGAATCCCTATAGAGGGAGAGACCTGTATTAGTAATAAAAGATATTTAGAAACAAAAAAAGATAGAATGGGACACCTTCTATCAAATAGGGGATAA
- a CDS encoding riboflavin synthase, which translates to MFTGIIEEIGLVKSIKHGYRSRVVVIECQTVLENTVLGDSIAINGVCQTVTSLNKSSFIVDVLEQTLLKTNLNLLKKGDSVNLERAITLNRPFGGHFVQGHIQGVGTISSIKKQKDNMYLRIKLPKDIRDNIIKEGSITVDGLSLTVADIIKDEIVINIIPHTKTESTVGSFRVGRVVNIEPDMLVKSVIKNEVQGLTKEKLISWGF; encoded by the coding sequence ATGTTTACCGGAATAATTGAGGAGATTGGTTTAGTTAAAAGTATTAAACATGGTTATAGAAGTAGGGTAGTTGTTATTGAGTGTCAAACAGTATTAGAGAACACTGTTTTAGGTGATTCAATTGCAATAAATGGTGTTTGCCAAACAGTAACATCATTAAATAAATCTAGTTTTATAGTTGATGTTCTTGAGCAAACTCTTCTTAAAACAAATCTTAATCTATTAAAAAAAGGGGATAGTGTTAACCTAGAGAGGGCTATAACCCTTAATAGGCCATTTGGTGGTCATTTTGTTCAAGGACATATTCAGGGAGTCGGTACTATTTCATCAATAAAAAAACAAAAAGATAATATGTACTTAAGGATAAAACTCCCTAAAGATATTAGAGATAACATAATAAAAGAGGGTTCTATAACTGTCGATGGGTTAAGCCTTACTGTGGCAGATATTATTAAAGATGAGATAGTAATTAATATTATACCCCACACAAAAACAGAGTCTACTGTGGGAAGTTTTAGGGTTGGACGAGTTGTTAATATTGAGCCGGATATGCTTGTTAAGTCTGTAATTAAAAATGAGGTTCAAGGTTTAACAAAAGAGAAGTTAATAAGTTGGGGGTTTTAA
- the ribD gene encoding bifunctional diaminohydroxyphosphoribosylaminopyrimidine deaminase/5-amino-6-(5-phosphoribosylamino)uracil reductase RibD, whose translation MDKYFMKRALDIALGGKGRVAPNPLVGALIVKNKKIISQGYHEKHGGKHAEINAIDSCSVPLNGATLYCNLEPCSSLYLGKKNPPCCDRIISSGISRVVIGQIDPNPMVSGKGVARLKEAGIDVIVGVLEKEALEINMGYNSLMEKGRPYVHLKWAQTLDGKIAANSGKSKWISSQTCRANTHYLRSKYDGILVGRTTYELDNPVLNTRYGYTPSPRPIVIDPLLKLSPKLNVFKRNPVIFCSQDTLEVDRKDRKGEYILLPGRKFQLNQILTSLKELGINSLFVEGGRELLTQFIRDEIWDRITIYIAPKILGDGMSPIGDLNIETPSKAINFKHIDMDIIENHTVFNGYREELVLCLPE comes from the coding sequence TTGGATAAATATTTTATGAAAAGGGCGTTAGATATCGCCCTAGGTGGAAAAGGTAGGGTAGCGCCAAACCCTCTTGTTGGTGCACTTATTGTAAAAAATAAAAAAATTATTAGTCAGGGGTACCATGAAAAACATGGTGGAAAACACGCCGAGATTAATGCAATTGACTCCTGTTCTGTACCCCTTAATGGTGCAACTCTTTATTGTAATCTAGAACCATGCTCTTCTCTTTATTTAGGAAAAAAAAATCCCCCATGTTGCGACAGAATAATTTCCAGTGGGATATCTAGGGTTGTTATAGGTCAGATCGATCCAAACCCCATGGTTTCAGGAAAGGGGGTAGCTCGGCTTAAAGAAGCAGGGATAGATGTTATTGTTGGAGTTCTGGAAAAAGAGGCCTTAGAGATTAATATGGGGTATAACTCTTTAATGGAGAAGGGAAGGCCCTATGTCCACCTTAAATGGGCCCAAACATTAGATGGGAAAATTGCAGCAAATAGTGGTAAGTCTAAGTGGATAAGTAGCCAGACTTGTAGGGCTAATACCCATTATCTAAGATCTAAATACGATGGAATCCTGGTTGGAAGAACTACATACGAGTTGGATAATCCAGTTTTAAATACCCGGTATGGTTATACTCCATCTCCTAGGCCTATAGTTATAGACCCTCTTCTTAAATTATCTCCTAAGTTAAATGTATTTAAAAGGAATCCAGTAATATTTTGTTCCCAGGATACTTTAGAAGTGGATAGGAAAGATAGAAAAGGAGAGTATATTCTTCTTCCTGGAAGGAAGTTCCAACTAAATCAGATTCTTACTTCTTTAAAAGAGTTAGGTATAAACTCTCTTTTTGTTGAGGGAGGGAGGGAGCTTTTAACCCAATTTATTAGAGATGAGATCTGGGACAGGATTACTATTTATATTGCTCCTAAAATATTAGGGGATGGGATGTCACCTATTGGTGATCTAAATATTGAAACCCCTTCAAAGGCTATTAATTTTAAACATATAGATATGGATATTATTGAGAATCACACTGTTTTTAATGGGTATAGGGAGGAGTTAGTCCTATGTTTACCGGAATAA
- a CDS encoding response regulator transcription factor produces MNIVIAEDQTLLRDSLKVYLEGNKDFSVIGTVSNGEQAIEICDRLDIDIIIMDVKMPKLNGIEATKQIKKLYPHIKILILTLYESETDILEAIEVGANGYLLKDIEPEALISALKTISFGITIFKYGALTPLLNLVSPLKGDNDIVVEDFSNSEIEVIKLICQGLKNLEIADELGLSLATIKNRVGSILSKTNLNDRTQIVIYAVKNGLLNC; encoded by the coding sequence ATGAATATTGTTATAGCAGAAGACCAAACACTATTGAGGGATAGTTTAAAAGTATATCTAGAGGGAAATAAAGATTTTAGTGTTATTGGGACAGTTTCAAATGGTGAGCAAGCAATTGAAATATGCGATAGATTAGATATCGATATAATAATTATGGATGTTAAAATGCCAAAACTAAATGGAATCGAGGCTACTAAACAGATAAAAAAACTCTATCCACATATTAAAATTCTAATATTAACACTGTATGAATCTGAAACTGATATTTTAGAGGCTATTGAGGTTGGTGCTAACGGATACCTACTAAAGGATATAGAACCAGAAGCTCTGATCTCTGCTCTAAAAACGATTAGTTTTGGTATAACTATATTTAAATATGGAGCATTAACCCCACTATTAAACCTAGTTTCTCCTTTAAAAGGTGATAATGATATTGTTGTAGAAGATTTTTCTAATAGCGAAATAGAAGTTATTAAACTAATATGTCAAGGTCTAAAAAACTTAGAGATAGCAGATGAATTAGGTCTTTCATTAGCTACAATTAAAAATAGGGTGGGATCAATTTTATCCAAGACAAACCTAAACGATAGGACACAGATTGTTATTTATGCTGTTAAAAATGGTCTTTTAAATTGTTAG
- a CDS encoding histidine kinase N-terminal 7TM domain-containing protein — MLDLPPYERLFIFALIPVHLLSLLLAIAFLVLVLIRAKDGDIKRSFILFHSLIIIWLIGKISKTVAPTLPLRWWSNVFYYIGILPLGASLFIFSRSILGRGIKKWYLFYIPAILFFIVLVTNPIHYQFYKKYTFATDRFGSLFYIHFIITYIFSLIGIINLFVVGIRERKEFKKSISLIIGASIPLIVNMNYILDVYNPMYDITPIAYNISLIILGFAAFKHDFFDFIPQALAKSLNSLPGSIELNNCKYGRDDIAENKLSIVKKYRLEKEDIIIKRVVSIEDIINKQNELHSIISKKKLALEVIEKEREEKLKGLIFKERLRLSGEIHDILGYSVSSIISLLEIARIKNLSGEKYKKHMQQILSLSDEGVRKLKKSLIVNIKNSWKKEFQKLLWEIEDHGLKVTKHMEQYNSNQLYQLLYKILREAFTNILKYSKADEITIILTKLDDFYLFNIIDNGIGCKSITPGTGMNNMKQRAKNSNSTIVFNSTVDAGFFISLKIPIKNYIDEFSE; from the coding sequence TTGTTAGATCTACCTCCCTATGAACGTCTATTTATATTTGCATTAATTCCTGTACATCTACTCTCTCTACTATTAGCTATAGCTTTTTTAGTTTTAGTTCTTATTAGAGCTAAAGATGGGGATATTAAGAGGAGTTTTATACTCTTTCATTCTTTAATTATTATCTGGTTAATTGGTAAAATATCTAAAACAGTGGCCCCCACACTACCTTTGAGATGGTGGAGTAATGTATTTTACTATATTGGAATATTACCTTTAGGAGCATCTCTTTTTATTTTTTCCCGATCAATATTAGGTCGTGGAATAAAAAAATGGTATCTGTTTTATATCCCTGCAATCTTATTTTTTATAGTATTAGTTACAAACCCTATACACTATCAATTCTATAAAAAATATACATTTGCAACAGATAGGTTTGGTTCGTTGTTTTATATTCATTTTATCATCACCTATATATTTTCATTAATTGGAATTATTAACTTATTTGTAGTTGGAATAAGGGAAAGAAAAGAGTTTAAGAAGTCTATTTCGTTAATTATTGGAGCATCTATACCTCTTATAGTTAATATGAATTATATATTAGACGTGTATAATCCCATGTATGATATAACCCCTATAGCATATAATATATCACTAATTATTCTGGGATTTGCTGCCTTCAAACATGATTTTTTTGATTTTATACCCCAAGCTTTAGCAAAGTCATTAAACTCTCTACCAGGAAGTATCGAGTTAAATAATTGTAAGTATGGTCGGGATGATATTGCCGAAAACAAATTGTCCATTGTAAAAAAATATAGATTAGAAAAAGAAGATATCATTATAAAAAGAGTTGTCTCAATTGAGGACATTATTAACAAACAGAATGAGTTACACTCTATTATTTCTAAAAAAAAGTTAGCCTTAGAAGTGATAGAGAAAGAGAGAGAAGAGAAACTAAAGGGATTAATTTTTAAAGAACGATTAAGGCTCTCTGGAGAAATACATGATATTTTAGGATACTCTGTTAGTTCTATTATTTCACTTTTAGAGATTGCTCGTATTAAGAATCTAAGTGGTGAAAAATATAAAAAACATATGCAACAGATATTATCTCTATCAGATGAGGGAGTTCGAAAACTAAAAAAATCTTTAATTGTAAATATCAAAAATAGCTGGAAAAAAGAGTTTCAGAAATTACTTTGGGAGATTGAAGATCACGGTTTAAAGGTTACTAAACATATGGAACAATATAATAGTAACCAATTATATCAACTTTTATATAAAATATTGAGGGAGGCTTTTACCAATATTTTAAAGTATTCAAAAGCTGATGAAATAACTATTATATTAACAAAGTTGGATGATTTTTATCTTTTCAACATAATTGATAATGGTATCGGTTGTAAATCTATAACTCCTGGAACCGGAATGAATAATATGAAGCAGAGAGCAAAAAACAGTAACAGTACTATTGTATTTAATAGTACTGTTGATGCTGGTTTTTTTATATCCCTGAAGATACCGATAAAAAACTATATAGATGAGTTTTCTGAGTAG
- a CDS encoding type II toxin-antitoxin system YafQ family toxin has product MPKLIFTNSYEKRAKKFLKKHPEMKSQYKKTLQILEINPSHPSLKLHQLQGNLSDLHSVSINISYRITLELLITDDAITLVNVGTHNEVYGK; this is encoded by the coding sequence ATGCCTAAACTAATATTTACCAATAGTTACGAAAAGAGGGCAAAGAAATTCTTAAAAAAACATCCAGAAATGAAATCTCAATATAAGAAAACTTTACAGATATTAGAAATAAATCCTAGTCATCCATCTCTAAAACTTCATCAGCTACAAGGGAATCTATCTGATTTACATAGTGTTTCAATAAATATAAGTTATAGAATTACTCTTGAACTGTTAATAACAGATGATGCAATAACGCTAGTCAACGTAGGAACACATAACGAGGTATATGGTAAATAA